GCAACGTCGGCTCGCAGATGGCGACCGTGACCATCGGCCTGCAGGTCTACGACCTCACGAAGTCCACCGCCGCCGTCGGTCTCGTCGGCCTCTTCGCGCTGGTGCCGCTCGTCGGGCTCGGGCTCTACGGCGGCTCGCTCGCCGACCACCACGACCGCCGGCTGGTCGCGCTCGCGGCCCAGGGAGCCAGCTGGCTCACCAGCATCCTGTGCGCGGTGCAGGCCTTCCTCGGCAACACCAACGTGTGGGTGCTCTACGCCTTGGTCGCCCTGTGGAACGGCTCCTTCGCGGTGGCCTCGCCGTCGCGGACCTCGATCTACCCGCGCATCCTCGAGTCCCGCCTGCTGCCGGCGGCCAACGCGCTCTCGGTGTTCGCCATGAACGCCTCGCTCACCGTGGGCCCGCTCCTCGCGGGCGTTCTGGTCGACTGGGGAGGCTTCCGCACGGCCTACGCGGTCGACGCCGTCGTCACGACGGCCGCGCTCTGGGGGCTCTGGCGCCTGCGCGCCCTGCCGCCCGAGCCGCACGACGACGAGCACGCGGCGACCCGGCCCGGGCTGCGGTCGGTGCTCGACGGCTTCCGGTTCCTCAGCACCCGACCCAACGTGCGCATGACGTTCGTGGCCGACATCGCCGCGATGTTGCTGGCCCAGCCGCGGGTGCTGTTCCCGGCTGCCGGTGCCGTCATCTTCGGCGGCGGCGCCAAGACCGTCGGAGCGCTCAGCGCCGCCGCGGCGGTGGGCGGCATCGTGGCCATGGCGTTCTCGGGGCGCCTCGGCCACGTGCGTCGCCAGGGCGTGGCGATCCTCGTCAGCATCGTCGGGTGGGGCTTCGCCATCGCGGGCTTCGGGGTGGCGATGCTCGCCAGCGGCGGCGCACTCACCCAGCAGCAGGCGCTGTGGGCGGGGCTCGCCTGCATGGCAGTGGCCGGGGCCTCCGACTCGGTGAGCGCCGTCTTCCGCACGACGATCCTGCAGTCAGCTACGCCCGACCACCTGCGCGGGCGCCTCCAGGGCGTCTTCATCGTCGTCGTCGCGGGCGGCCCGCGGCTCGGTGAGCTGGTCGGCGGTCTCGCGACGAAGGTGCTGGGGGAGGGCTGGACCGCCGTGGTCGGTGGCCTGCTGTGTGTCCTGGCCATCGGCGTCCTCGCCCGCCTGCAGCCCGGCTTCGTCCGCTACGACTCCCGCCACCCGACCCCGTAGGCCCCGACTGCCCGCGAAGGCGTGGACAACCGGCGACCGAGCGGCCCCGGTCGCCCCGTGTTTCGATGGGCACCCGGCCTGATGGAGGCAGCGTGCAGGTCGTCGTCACCGGAGCGAGCGGCATCGTGGGCAGCGCGCTGCTGCGCGCCCTGACCGGCCGCGGCCACGACGTCACCGCGGTATGCCGCCGCGTCCCGCAGGCGCCCGGCGCACCCGGGCGCGCCGAGGGCGTGACCTGGGTGTCGCACGACCTCGCCGACCGGGCGGGCGACTCCCGTCTCCCGCAGTTCGTGCGCGACGCGGACGGCGTGGTGCACCTGGCCTGGGGCCTGCAGCCGATGCACAACCGCGGACACCTGCGCCGGGTCGACCTCGGCGGCTCCCTCGCCGTCATCCGCGCGGTGCGGGCCGAGCGTGTGCCGCACCTGGTGTTCGGCTCGTCGGTGGGCACCTATGCCCCGCGGGTCAGCGACGAGGTCGTCGACGAACGCTGGCCGGCGACCGGCATCCCGGGCTCGGTCTACAGCCGGCACAAGGCGTTCGTCGAGCGGGTCCTCGACCGGGTTGA
This Knoellia sp. p5-6-4 DNA region includes the following protein-coding sequences:
- a CDS encoding MFS transporter, producing the protein MPLLLDLTPLRVSPEYRRLYTGFTFSNVGSQMATVTIGLQVYDLTKSTAAVGLVGLFALVPLVGLGLYGGSLADHHDRRLVALAAQGASWLTSILCAVQAFLGNTNVWVLYALVALWNGSFAVASPSRTSIYPRILESRLLPAANALSVFAMNASLTVGPLLAGVLVDWGGFRTAYAVDAVVTTAALWGLWRLRALPPEPHDDEHAATRPGLRSVLDGFRFLSTRPNVRMTFVADIAAMLLAQPRVLFPAAGAVIFGGGAKTVGALSAAAAVGGIVAMAFSGRLGHVRRQGVAILVSIVGWGFAIAGFGVAMLASGGALTQQQALWAGLACMAVAGASDSVSAVFRTTILQSATPDHLRGRLQGVFIVVVAGGPRLGELVGGLATKVLGEGWTAVVGGLLCVLAIGVLARLQPGFVRYDSRHPTP